The Mesorhizobium sp. M1D.F.Ca.ET.043.01.1.1 genome contains a region encoding:
- a CDS encoding PilZ domain-containing protein: MENTPPAGPRREHRPRVLKGGSIITSFQNSEISCSLRNQHSKGAELKVAPDIQIPERFLLYVPVDGIAYRTVVRWRKNDRVGVEFEGTEPKPKFHYG, translated from the coding sequence ATGGAAAACACACCTCCAGCAGGCCCTCGTCGAGAACATCGCCCGCGCGTACTGAAGGGCGGTTCCATCATCACTAGTTTCCAAAACTCGGAAATCAGCTGCTCTCTACGCAATCAGCATTCCAAAGGAGCCGAACTGAAGGTCGCTCCAGACATTCAGATTCCAGAACGCTTTCTGCTCTACGTCCCTGTCGACGGGATTGCTTACAGGACTGTTGTTCGATGGCGCAAGAATGATCGCGTAGGTGTTGAATTCGAGGGCACCGAGCCAAAGCCGAAGTTCCATTATGGTTGA
- a CDS encoding DUF736 domain-containing protein, with amino-acid sequence MATIGTFKKSGNEFTGEIVTLSVQARGVRIVPETRANGENAPSHRVFVGRAEIGAAWAKQSNEGRNYLGLKLDDPSFTAPIFANLFDDEDGEGYSLIWSRPSRRNAE; translated from the coding sequence ATGGCTACCATCGGCACCTTCAAGAAGTCCGGCAACGAGTTCACCGGCGAAATCGTCACGCTCAGCGTCCAGGCCCGCGGCGTCCGCATCGTCCCCGAAACCCGCGCCAACGGCGAGAACGCCCCCAGCCACCGTGTCTTCGTCGGCCGAGCAGAGATCGGCGCGGCCTGGGCCAAGCAGTCCAACGAGGGCCGCAACTATCTAGGCCTCAAGCTCGACGATCCGAGCTTCACCGCCCCGATCTTCGCAAACCTCTTCGACGACGAAGACGGCGAGGGCTACAGCCTGATCTGGTCCCGCCCGAGCCGCCGCAACGCGGAATAG
- a CDS encoding thermonuclease family protein, whose amino-acid sequence MQCAFVTWDRYGRIVGTCTRADGTDVAAWMVEQGQALDWPKYSNGGYAAQQGKAQAAKLGLWVGNFQTPWDWRVQHSDDVQVPSTPVSPSATPAATSRATFRQTGNASIMCPDRNITASPSSAKPRAKGGSAQKRKQWQPAGGVRSDSALGHRFGRVASDAPS is encoded by the coding sequence GTGCAATGCGCATTCGTGACATGGGACCGCTACGGGCGCATTGTCGGCACCTGCACGCGGGCGGATGGAACCGACGTGGCCGCCTGGATGGTCGAGCAGGGGCAAGCTCTGGACTGGCCGAAATACAGCAACGGCGGCTATGCTGCGCAACAGGGCAAAGCGCAAGCAGCGAAGCTGGGATTATGGGTTGGCAACTTCCAGACGCCCTGGGATTGGCGAGTGCAGCACAGCGATGATGTGCAGGTACCGTCAACGCCTGTTTCGCCTTCGGCAACGCCGGCTGCAACATCAAGGGCAACATTTCGGCAGACGGGGAACGCATCTATCATGTGCCCGGACAGAAATATTACAGCGTCACCGTCATCAGCCAAGCCAAGGGCGAAAGGTGGTTCTGCTCAGAAGCGGAAGCAGTGGCAGCCGGCTGGAGGCGTTCGAAGCGATAGTGCCCTTGGACACCGCTTCGGGCGCGTCGCATCCGATGCGCCATCGTGA
- a CDS encoding DUF2285 domain-containing protein, whose translation MIEPFDDTAPTGDELTDYDRSHVKLYMRLFDADADGADWREVVKVLFGIDPAKEPQRARNVYDSHLARARWMTRTGYRHLLRQTDI comes from the coding sequence ATGATCGAGCCGTTCGACGATACCGCTCCCACGGGCGACGAACTCACAGACTATGATCGTAGCCACGTTAAGCTCTACATGCGCCTGTTCGATGCTGACGCCGACGGCGCCGATTGGCGCGAGGTGGTCAAGGTTCTCTTCGGCATCGACCCGGCAAAGGAGCCGCAGCGCGCTCGAAATGTCTACGATAGCCACCTGGCGCGGGCGCGCTGGATGACGCGCACTGGGTACCGTCACCTTCTGCGCCAAACTGACATCTAG
- a CDS encoding DUF6499 domain-containing protein yields the protein MKPDTSHWRNNKSYDFFDDLPIEGMAWECLRRSDAYQQHYLALVHEGTEQDPLSTEAQARWGLRFRGPAGPVRIDARGSVVTACRSRGGNPHAIAGFPVMRIPHNAR from the coding sequence ATGAAGCCCGACACGTCGCATTGGCGAAACAATAAAAGTTACGACTTCTTCGACGACCTGCCCATCGAAGGCATGGCTTGGGAATGTCTGCGCCGCTCAGACGCTTATCAGCAGCACTATCTGGCACTGGTGCATGAGGGAACCGAGCAGGATCCCCTCTCAACCGAAGCACAGGCACGCTGGGGGTTGCGATTTCGCGGCCCGGCCGGACCTGTCCGCATTGATGCAAGAGGTTCTGTGGTCACCGCTTGCAGATCCCGCGGTGGTAACCCTCATGCCATCGCCGGATTTCCTGTCATGCGTATCCCCCACAACGCCCGTTGA